The Pseudarthrobacter sp. BIM B-2242 region ACCGACGCAGATGCCGCCCTGCAGGACATCACCGTCCCGCCGTCGGCCGGGGGCCGGGTTTCCGCTACTGAAGCACCCGTCATCCCCATTACCGACCAGCCGCGCCTACTGGTGCTGGACGGGCATTCGATGGCGTTCCGGGCCTTCTTCGCCCTCCCTGCGGACAAGTTCTCCACGGCCAACGGCCAGCACACCAACGCGATCCATGGCTTTACGTCGATGCTGATCAACCTGATCAAGGAACAGAAGCCCACCCACATCGCGGTGGCCTTCGATGTTTCGGATGAGACCACCCACCGCAAGGCCGAGTACAGCGACTACAAGGGGGGCCGCAACGAAACTCCCCGTGAGATGAGCGGCCAGATCGATCTCATCGACAAGGTCATGCAGGCCTGGGGCATCAAGACCATCAAACTGCCGGGCTATGAAGCTGACGACATCCTGGCAACGCTCTCCGTGCTGGGGGAGAAGGCGGGCTACGAGGTCCTCCTGGTCACCGGCGACCGTGATGCGTTCCAGCTCATCACGGACAACGTGTTTGTGCTGTACCCGCGGAAGGGCGTCAGCGACATTCCCCGGCTGGATGCGGAGGCCATCAAGGAGAAGTACTTTGTCACGCCCCCGCAATACTCGGATCTTGCCGCCCTGGTGGGCGAGTCCGCTGACAACCTTCCAGGCATTCCCGGGGTCGGCCCTAAGACCGCGGCGAAGTGGATCAACCTTTACGGCGGGCTGGAGGGCGTCCTTGAGCACATCGATGCAATCGGCGGGAAGGTGGGCGATGCGCTCCGCGAGAATGTCGAGGACGTGAAGCGCAACCGCCGCCTGAACCGGCTCCACACTGACCTGGAACTGCCGGTCACCCTGGATGACCTGGCCGAACCGCGGCCGGATGAGGCCGCCCTGGAGCAGCTGTTCGACGAACTTGAATTCAAGACCATCCGTGCCCGGCTCTTCGCCCTCTACGGCAGCGAGGAGCTGGAACCGGCTGAGCGCGAAAGCATCGACACACCCGGGTTCGTGACCCCCGCCAATGCAGCGGAACTCAGTTCTTTCCTTGCTGCCGGCAGCGGGGAACGCTCAGCGGTCGCCGTCGACCTTGTGCCCGGGCGCATCGGTGAGGACGCCGCCGCGCTGGCCATCGTCCGTGACGGCGCTGCCGTGTACATCGGCCTCGCCGCGCAGGACGCAGCCGCTGAGAACGTCCTCTCGGAGTGGTTGCGGAACGAGGCAGCTCCGAAGGTCATGCACGGCTACAAGGCGGCCCTGAAAGCCCTCTCCAGCCGTGGCCTGGGTCTGGAAGGCGTAGTGGATGACACGTCCATTTCCGGATACCTGATCCAGCCCGACCGCCGAACCTATGAGCTGGCCGAACTGGCACAGCACCACCTCAACATCAGCATTTCGGCCGAAACGTCCAAGGCCGGCCAGCTGGAGCTGGCGTTCGACGGCGACGACGCCGCAGCCGCCGGCGCCCTGGTGCAGGTGGCGGCAGTGGTCCAGGCCCTTAGCCGGCACTTCGAATCCGAACTGACCGAACGCAAGGCAAGCGACCTGCTCACCACGCTGGAGCTGCCCGTCAGCCGTGTGCTGGCCGACATGGAAACCGCCGGAATCGCCATCGACATGGCGCGGATGGACGAACAGCTCGCGGATCTGTCCAAGGTCATCGACAACGCCCAGGAGCTGGCCTTCGCCGCCATCGGCCACGAGGTCAACCTTGGCTCGCCCAAACAGCTGCAGACTGTTCTCTTCGAGGAACTCCAGCTGCCGAAGACCAAGAAGATCAAGTCCGGCTACACCACCGATGCCGCGTCGCTGAAGAACCTGCTGGAAAAGACCGGGCACGAATTCCTGGTCCAGCTCATGGCGCACCGCGAATCCTCCAAGCTGCGCCAGATGCTGGAATCACTCAAGAAATCCGTCACCGACGACGGCCGGATCCACACCACGTACGCCCAGAACGTGGCGGCCACGGGCCGGATCTCCTCGAACAACCCCAACCTGCAGAACATCCCCATCCGCAGTGAGGAAGGCCGGCGCGTCCGCGGCATCTTCGTAGTCAGCGAAGGCTATGACTGTCTGCTGTCTGCGGACTACTCGCAGATCGAGATGCGCATCATGGCCCACCTGTCCGGGGACGCCGGCCTCATCCAGGCCTACAAGGACGGCGAGGACCTCCACCGTTTTGTAGGCTCGAACATCTTCCACGTACCCACCGAGGACGTCACAAGCGCCATGCGCTCCAAGGTCAAGGCCATGTCCTACGGCCTCGCCTACGGTCTGACCTCGTTTGGCCTGTCCAAGCAGCTGGAAATCTCCGTGGACGAGGCCCGGACCCTCATGAAGGACTACTTCGACCGCTTCGGAGCCGTCCGCGACTACCTCCGCGGCGTGGTGGACCAGGCCCGCATCGATGGCTACACGGCCACCATCGAAGGCCGCCGCCGGTACCTCCCGGACCTCACCAGCACGGACCGGCAGCTGCGAGAGAACGCCGAACGCATCGCGCTCAACTCGCCCATCCAGGGATCAGCCGCGGACATCATCAAGCGCGCCATGCTGGGCGTCCACGCTGAGCTGGCCGCGCGGGGCCTCAAATCGCGGATGCTCCTGCAGGTCCACGACGAACTGGTGCTGGAAGTGGCCAAGGGCGAGCGGGAAGCGGTGGAGAAGCTCGTCACCGAACAGATGGGGTCCGCGGCGGACCTCAGCGTTCCGCTGGATGTCCAGATCGGCGTCGGTCCCAGCTGGTACGACGCCGGCCACTAGCCGGCGGGGCCCCGGCGGCGGGGGAGCGTTTGGCGTGTTGTTGCTGGCCAGGCGCCGGATTCATTGGTTAGGCTCGGCGGTGTGGCTGAACTGAGTGATGACTATGAAGTCCGGCGCTTCGACGCGGCAGCCAAAGGCGAACCCGGCTACCGCGAAGCAGCAACGTGGGTGAAGGCAGTCGCCTTCGGCTTCCACGAATCGACGCGAACGCCGGACCATGTCGCCGCGTCCCTGGAAACCTACCGGGCAGACCGCCGGATCCTCACCGGCGCGTACCAAACGCGCGGAGTCGCACCCGGATCCCTGCCGGCCGACGTGCCGGTTGCCACGTTCGGCACCCTCCGGAAAACCCTCAACATCGGCTTCGGGCGCATGCTGGAAACCCAGCTTGTCACCGCCGTGACGGTGCGGACCCCACACCGGCGCCGCGGACTCTTGCGCCGGATGATGTCCGAGGATCTGGCCATGGCCAAGCGTGACGGACTGGCAATGGCAGCCCTGACGGCGTCCGAAGGATCCATTTACGGGCGCTTCGGCTACGGCGTGGCCAGCTTCGAACGCACTGTGAAGGTGGACACCACCGCCCGGTTCATCCTCAACCACCAGGCTGTCGGCAGCGTGGACATCGCCGAGCCCAAGATCCTCCTGGACCTCGCGCCGGACGTTTTTGACCGCGTGCACCGTCTCACGCCGGGATCCATCGGCCGCCAGGAATGGTACCGGCAGCTGGCCTCGGGTTCCCTGGGCCGCGACGGCAAGGAAGACCCCGCGGTCAAGGTGGCCCTGCACTACAGCCCTGACGGCGACGTTGACGGGTACGTGTCCTACAAATTCCTGGGGTGGGACACTGAGCCGCACACCGTGCAGGTGGTGGATTTCCTGGCGGCAACTAATGAGGCGTATCTGGAGCTCTGGCAGTTCCTCGCGGCCATCGACCTCGTGGAACGCATCACGTGGGAGGAGGCGCCGCTGGATGACCCGCTCACGTGGGCACTGGCCGATCCCCGGTGCATCGACTCCTCGGACAGCAGGGACATGCTCTGGCTCCGGATCCTGGACGCGGTCACGGCATTGGAAGCGCGGCACTACCCGGTGGACGGGCGGCTGGTACTCGAGGTCCTTGACCCCCTGGGCCTCACGCCAGGAACCTACGCCATGGAGGTCAGCGGCGGTGAGGCCGCCGTCGAACGCGTTGAAACGGAGGAGCCGGACCTGACTCTGGATGTCTCGGCGCTGTCTTCGATCTATCTGGGCGCTGTTTGCCCCGTGACGCTGGCGGCGGCGGGAAGGCTCCGCGAGCACAATCAGGGCGCCGCCCTAAGGGCGCGGCAAATGTTCGCGGTGGAACGTGCCACGCACTGCCTGACCCACTTCTGACGACGTTCCGCGGCCGGGCGGCGTAGCCGGACCTGGAACGGCACGCGCCGCGGGCGCCACGCTTTGACCCGTGTTGGCCGCTGCGACTAGACTGAAACGCGCGTGTACTACGTGCATGTTCTCTAAAATCCACAGAATCAGGATGACCCGGCAGATCCATGCGGTCTGCCGCAACCTGTGCCTGCGTTCCATAACGCGGGTGCGGCGGTTTGCCTGACCGACTAACTATCCACAACGGAGCCCCTACTACATGACCATCACCTCCACCGAGAAGCCCGGTACCCCCGTAGTCGCGATTAACGACATCGGTACCGCTGAGGACTTCCTCGCAGCAGTCGACGCCACCATCAAGTACTTCAACGACGGAGACCTCGTCGAAGGTACCGTCGTCAAGGTCGACCGCGATGAAGTTCTGCTCGACATCGGTTACAAGACCGAAGGTGTCATCCCCTCCCGCGAGCTGTCCATCAAGCACGATGTTGATCCCGGAGACGTCGTCTCCGTTGGCGATCAGGTCGAAGCCCTGGTGCTCACCAAGGAAGACAAAGAAGGCCGCCTGATCCTCTCCAAGAAGCGCGCTCAGTACGAGCGTGCCTGGGGCGACATCGAGAAGGTCAAGGAAGAAGACGGTGTTGTCACCGGTACCGTCATCGAGGTTGTCAAGGGTGGTCTTATCCTCGACATCGGTCTGCGCGGCTTCCTGCCCGCATCCCTCGTCGAGATGCGCCGTGTGCGCGACCTTGCTCCGTACATCGGTCAGCAGATCGAAGCCAAGATCATCGAGCTGGACAAGAACCGCAACAACGTCGTGCTGTCCCGCCGTGCATGGCTCGAGCAGACCCAGTCCGAGGTCCGCTCGACGTTCCTCAACAAGCTGGAAAAGGGCCAGGTCCGTCCCGGCGTCGTTTCCTCCATCGTCAACTTCGGTGCATTCGTGGACCTGGGCGGCGTAGACGGCCTCGTTCACGTTTCCGAGCTGTCCTGGAAGCACATCGACCACCCGTCCGAGGTTGTCGAAGTTGGCCAGGAAGTCACCGTCGAGGTTCTCGAGGTCGACCTGGACCGCGAGCGCGTTTCCCTGTCGCTCAAGGCTACGCAGGAAGATCCGTGGCAGACCTTCGCCCGCACCCACGCCCTCGGCCAGGTTGTTCCGGGTAAGGTCACCAAGCTGGTTCCGTTCGGTGCGTTCGTTCGCGTCGAAGACGGCATCGAAGGCCTGGTTCACATCTCCGAGCTGGCAGTCCGCCACGTGGAGCTGGCTGAGCAGGTTGTCTCCGTTGGTGACGAGCTGTTCGTCAAGGTCATCGACATCGACCTCGAGCGCCGCCGCATCTCCCTCTCCCTCAAGCAGGCTAACGAGGGTGTTGACGCCGAGTCCACCGAATTCGATCCGGCTCTCTACGGCATGGCCGCCGAGTACGACGAAGAAGGCAACTACAAGTACCCGGAGGGCTTCGATCCGGAGTCCAACGAGTGGCTTGAAGGCTACGAGAACCAGCGCGCGGCCTGGGAGCAGCAGTACGCTGACGCCCAGACCAAGTGGGAAGCACACAAGAAGCAGGTTGCCCAGCACGCTGCCGACGACGCTGCAGCTGCAACGTCCGGTGACAGCGATTCCGGCACCACCAGCTACTCTTCGGAGCCTGCTGCCGAGTCCAACGCCGGTGCAGGCACCCTTGCATCCGACGAGGCTCTTGCTGCTCTGCGTGAGAAGCTGACCGGCAACTAATTGCCACTGGTCCGGGGTTTCCCGGACTGACACAGCAGGCCCCCGCCTTAGGCGGGGGCCTGCTGTGCTTAACCCGCCATCTGACTGGCAGCAAACGCACTCAACCGCGCGTTTGGGTGCGTTTAGTGCGAGTCAGTGTGGGAGTACGACGGCGGCACTCACGGCGCCGTCGTCGTCGTGCGTTAGAAGGGCTCCCGCGCCGCCCAGGATCCGCTGCGCGCCGATGTTGCCGGCGGTGGTCCGGGCAACGACCTGCAGCAGCCCGGCACTGCGGGCCTCCGCCAGAACCAGCTTCAGGGCGGCTGTACCGACGCCGCGGCCACGGAAACTCCGGCCCAGCCAGATACCCGTCTCCGCTGTGTTCAGGTCCGCGGTCCTCTTCAACCGGATCGAACCGGCCGGTGTCCCGTCGCACAGGACCGCCCAGCTCTTCTCCTGCGACGGTCCGTTGAGCCCGCCCGCGGCTGCCCGGTGGTAGGCGCGGAACCACTGACTCCGTTCGAGATTCCAGCCGGACCCGCTGCCCAAGGGCGGTGTCACCTCGTCCGGCAATGCATCATCCTGGGCCAGGTGCAGGAGCGTTTCCAGCATGGGTTCATCAACGTCAGCCAGGCGGACCTCAAGGGAGCGGGACATCGAGCCACTCTGTCCCGCCGGGCATAAGGTCCACTGTTCCGGCCGTGAACTGCAGCATGCGCTCCGCGGCAGCCTCGAGCTCCGCCGGGTCGTCAGGGATCGCCACGCGCAGGACCGTCTCCCGGGCACCATAACTGGTTTCTGCCATCACGAATCCCGCTGCCCGCAGGTCATTCTCCAGCCGGCCGGC contains the following coding sequences:
- the polA gene encoding DNA polymerase I → MAFRAFFALPADKFSTANGQHTNAIHGFTSMLINLIKEQKPTHIAVAFDVSDETTHRKAEYSDYKGGRNETPREMSGQIDLIDKVMQAWGIKTIKLPGYEADDILATLSVLGEKAGYEVLLVTGDRDAFQLITDNVFVLYPRKGVSDIPRLDAEAIKEKYFVTPPQYSDLAALVGESADNLPGIPGVGPKTAAKWINLYGGLEGVLEHIDAIGGKVGDALRENVEDVKRNRRLNRLHTDLELPVTLDDLAEPRPDEAALEQLFDELEFKTIRARLFALYGSEELEPAERESIDTPGFVTPANAAELSSFLAAGSGERSAVAVDLVPGRIGEDAAALAIVRDGAAVYIGLAAQDAAAENVLSEWLRNEAAPKVMHGYKAALKALSSRGLGLEGVVDDTSISGYLIQPDRRTYELAELAQHHLNISISAETSKAGQLELAFDGDDAAAAGALVQVAAVVQALSRHFESELTERKASDLLTTLELPVSRVLADMETAGIAIDMARMDEQLADLSKVIDNAQELAFAAIGHEVNLGSPKQLQTVLFEELQLPKTKKIKSGYTTDAASLKNLLEKTGHEFLVQLMAHRESSKLRQMLESLKKSVTDDGRIHTTYAQNVAATGRISSNNPNLQNIPIRSEEGRRVRGIFVVSEGYDCLLSADYSQIEMRIMAHLSGDAGLIQAYKDGEDLHRFVGSNIFHVPTEDVTSAMRSKVKAMSYGLAYGLTSFGLSKQLEISVDEARTLMKDYFDRFGAVRDYLRGVVDQARIDGYTATIEGRRRYLPDLTSTDRQLRENAERIALNSPIQGSAADIIKRAMLGVHAELAARGLKSRMLLQVHDELVLEVAKGEREAVEKLVTEQMGSAADLSVPLDVQIGVGPSWYDAGH
- a CDS encoding GNAT family N-acetyltransferase, which translates into the protein MSDDYEVRRFDAAAKGEPGYREAATWVKAVAFGFHESTRTPDHVAASLETYRADRRILTGAYQTRGVAPGSLPADVPVATFGTLRKTLNIGFGRMLETQLVTAVTVRTPHRRRGLLRRMMSEDLAMAKRDGLAMAALTASEGSIYGRFGYGVASFERTVKVDTTARFILNHQAVGSVDIAEPKILLDLAPDVFDRVHRLTPGSIGRQEWYRQLASGSLGRDGKEDPAVKVALHYSPDGDVDGYVSYKFLGWDTEPHTVQVVDFLAATNEAYLELWQFLAAIDLVERITWEEAPLDDPLTWALADPRCIDSSDSRDMLWLRILDAVTALEARHYPVDGRLVLEVLDPLGLTPGTYAMEVSGGEAAVERVETEEPDLTLDVSALSSIYLGAVCPVTLAAAGRLREHNQGAALRARQMFAVERATHCLTHF
- the rpsA gene encoding 30S ribosomal protein S1, with product MTITSTEKPGTPVVAINDIGTAEDFLAAVDATIKYFNDGDLVEGTVVKVDRDEVLLDIGYKTEGVIPSRELSIKHDVDPGDVVSVGDQVEALVLTKEDKEGRLILSKKRAQYERAWGDIEKVKEEDGVVTGTVIEVVKGGLILDIGLRGFLPASLVEMRRVRDLAPYIGQQIEAKIIELDKNRNNVVLSRRAWLEQTQSEVRSTFLNKLEKGQVRPGVVSSIVNFGAFVDLGGVDGLVHVSELSWKHIDHPSEVVEVGQEVTVEVLEVDLDRERVSLSLKATQEDPWQTFARTHALGQVVPGKVTKLVPFGAFVRVEDGIEGLVHISELAVRHVELAEQVVSVGDELFVKVIDIDLERRRISLSLKQANEGVDAESTEFDPALYGMAAEYDEEGNYKYPEGFDPESNEWLEGYENQRAAWEQQYADAQTKWEAHKKQVAQHAADDAAAATSGDSDSGTTSYSSEPAAESNAGAGTLASDEALAALREKLTGN
- a CDS encoding GNAT family N-acetyltransferase, with the translated sequence MSRSLEVRLADVDEPMLETLLHLAQDDALPDEVTPPLGSGSGWNLERSQWFRAYHRAAAGGLNGPSQEKSWAVLCDGTPAGSIRLKRTADLNTAETGIWLGRSFRGRGVGTAALKLVLAEARSAGLLQVVARTTAGNIGAQRILGGAGALLTHDDDGAVSAAVVLPH